In Labilibaculum sp. DW002, the genomic window CGCATCCATAGCATCTTTAGCAGCAGATGTTTCTGCCTTAGCAACATCAAAACCATTTTGTCTAGCAGCAACTGTCAAGTAAATACCTTTTTCTTCGTTAGAAGCAGCACCAGCATTTTCTCCTACCCAAGTAGTAATATCAGCATATGCATCAGTAACAACAGTACTAGCATCAGTAACAACGTCAGCAGCAGCATCTGCAGCATCATCAGCAACTTCAGCAGCAGCATCTGCAGCAACTTTAGCAGCTTTTGTAGCAACTACATCAGCATTAGTCTCATTAGTTTGAATCACCTCAGCTACCACTTTTTCAGTTTCCTTAGCATCTCTTTCAACAATAAAAGCATCCCAATCGTTGGTTTCTTTTAAGTCGTTCACTACAGTTAAACTAGCCACAAGCTCAGCTTTAGCAGTGTTTAGAAGAGCAATATCTGCTTCTTTATTACCTTTTACATCAATATTGTCAAAAGCATACTTAAAACCAGCCAATGCATATTTGCTATCAATCAAATTATTATTTGCTTCTAATAAGTCATTTGTTGCATCGTTCCAATCTCCATAAGCATCTGTGTAAAGATCAAATGCATCATTTAAATCATCATTTTTATCAGTAATTAAACCGTTAGCGATAACAGAAAAATTATATTCAGCCTGAAGCTTTTGTCCGTCCAAAATAATTTTCATGTTTTCAAGTGCCATTAATGCGTTAGCTAAAGCAACTTTTTCATTCGCCAACGCTAGCATAGCATTATCACTCTCTACTTGCGCTTCTGCAATTTCAATTGCATTTAAAGCTTCCGTTTTAGCATTTGCAAGTTGTGCAGCTTTAACTTGAGCTTCTTTAAGAGCAGCTTCAAAGTTCTTAAGAGCAGCTTCAGCAGTTCTATAGGCAGCATTTGCTTCTTCAACAGTTGCTTTTGCAAGATTAACAGCCGCTTCAGATTTAAAATATTCTGCTCTAGCATTTCTCATATTTGCTACAGAATCAGATTCTTCATAAGTTTCACACGCAACAAAACTTAAGGCTAATAAGCCTAGAGATAAAAATTTCAACTTCATAATTGTTTTTGATTTTACATTAAAAATTATTTCCAGAACAAAACAGGCTAAATAATGAATTTAAAAACTACTATTATTTTGTTCAGTGCAAATGTATGACATTCAAAATTATGATACAACTATAATTATGTAAATACGTACTTACACAATGCAACTACGTTACAAATGCACATAACTACGTCTATTAAAGCAATTATAAAAGCGATTTCAAAATAATTAAAAAACATAACAAATCAATATTTCATCTGATAAAAAAGTTATGTATTGATATATTATGAGTATTTAATAGGTCAACTAATAGCCACATATATAATTATGTTCCAATAATTTAAAACAAAAAAAGAGAAACGTTAAACGTTTCTCTTTTGAAAATCAATATTTATTTTATCCTATTTTTTTGTTTTGGTAAGTGAATGAGCCAATTGTTTTAATCTTGATAAAAAAACCTTCTTTTTACTTTCAGAAACTTCAATTTCTTTTCCATTTGTTAAAATGATACGTCCACCTCGTCCCTTAATGTATTGACTCGTGTAATTAAGGTTTACCAAATGTTTACTATGTACTCTACAAAATACATCTGGAGGTAAAATCTCTTCAAAATTGGAAAGGACTTTTGAAACCATTAAAACAGTTTCGTCACTTAAGTAGAACTTTGTGTAACTACCATCTGCTTCACATCTTAAAATCTGATTCAATTCAATTATCCTAAGACCATTTGCAGTTGGCAATATGATCTTTTGATGATGATTATTTAAACTATCACAAAGAATTTTTATCTTTTCATTTAAATCAACATCCTGATTATTTTCTTTGTAACGCTCTACTGCTGCCTGCAATTCGATATAGTTAATTGGCTTTAGCAGATAATGAAGAGCTGAAAATTGAAAAGCCTTAATCGCAAAATCATTAAATGCAGTTGTAAAAACGACTTCAAAATCACGATTAGAAACTTTTTCTAATACCTCAAATCCATCCCCATCAGGCATCGAAATATCCAAAAAAACCAGATTTGGCTTTAAATTATTGATTGCTAAAATACCCGACTCAACATTATGAGCAAAGCCGATCACCTCAACACCTGTACAATATCTCTCCAATAATTTATGAAGTGTCGATTGACTCTTCAATTCATCATCAATAATTAATGCTTTTATCATTAGCTCACAATTTACTTAGAACTCTTACAGATCATAAATATATAAAAAAAGCACCCCAATGGGATGCTTTTAAAAATATTTATGTTACAATTATTCATTAATCCCTACCAAGTCAAGAACAAAAGCATACTCCAATGCAACCTCATGATAACGTTCAAATCTACCTGAAGCTCCTCCATGTCCAAAATCCATATTAATTTTAATAAGTAATGGATTTTTATCGGTTTTCATGTCTCTAAGTTTTGCCACCCACTTTGCAGGTTCCCAATACTGAACTTGAGAATCATGTAGACCTGTGGTTACTAACATTGCAGGATAATCTTTAACCTCTACATTATCGTATGGAGAATAAGAAAGCATGTAATCGTAATATTCCTTGTCTTTTGGATTTCCCCACTCATCAAACTCACCTGTAGTTAAAGGTATTGTCTCATCGAGCATAGTGGTTACAACATCCACAAATGGGACTGCTGCAATAATCCCTTTGTAAAGATCTGGTCGCATATTACTAATCGCTCCCATTAACAATCCTCCTGCACTTCCACCCCAGGCAAATACTTTATCTTTTGCAGCAAATCCTTCTGAGACCATAAACTCAGCACAAGCATTAAAGTCGGTAAAAGTATTTATCTTCTTTAACAACTTTCCATCTTCGTACCAATAACGACCCATTTCCTGTCCTCCTCTTACGTGTGCTGTTGCAACAACAAAACCACGATCCAATAGACTCAAACGAACCGAACTAAAATAAACATCTGAACTACTACCATAAGAACCGTAAGCTGACAACCAAAGTGGATTGGTTCCTTTTTTAAATTTATCTTTTCGGTAAACTAATGAAACTGGAACTTTTGTACCATCTTCAGAAATAGCCCAAACACGTTTTGCTTCGTAATTATCTTTCTGAAAATCACCAATAACCTCTTGCTGCTTCTTGATTGTTTTTTCTTTAGAAACCATATTATAATCTATGGTTGAAGAAGGTGTAGTTAAAGACGTATATCGATAACGAAGAACATCTGTTTTAAATTCAGGGTTTGTTGAAATTCCCGCGTTATAGGTTTCTTCTCCAAAGTCTAAGTAATGCTCATCTTTGCCATTCCAATTCATGATACGCAATTGATTTAAGCCATTTTTTCTTTCTCCAACAACTAAAAAGTTTTCAAAAATCTCAAAATTACTTAAGTAAACATCTTCGCGATTTGGAATTACTTCTGTCCAATTAGACTTCTCTGTTTTTGACACAGGAGTTTTCATTAAACGGAAATTTTTCGCTTCTAAATTCGTTCTGATATAAAAATCGCCTTGATAATGATCAATACCATATTCCAAATTATTTTCACGAGCTTGGAATATTTCAAATTTACCATTTGGATTATTTGCTTCTACAAATCGATACTCTGCAGATAAAGTACTGGTAGATCCAATAATGATATATTTTTTCGATTTCGTTTTGTAGCAGAAAGTATAAAATGTATTGTCTTTTTCTTCATACACCAACTCATCCTCTTCGGTAGGTGTACCCAATATATGCTTAAATACCTTGTATGGCAACAATGTTTCAGGATGCTTTATGGTATAAAAGATGGTTTTATTATCGCTTGCCCAAGTAATACCTCCTGTGTTATTCCCAATTTCATCGGTATAAACTTGATCATCCACTAAACTTTTAAACTTAATGGTATATTTTCTTCTACTTACTGTATCTTCCGAAAAAGCCAAAATTTTATTATCCTCACTTACTGAATAATCTCCAACTGCAAAATAACTATAGCCTTTTGCCATTTCAGGAACATTAAGCATGATTTCCTCATCAGCATCTAAAGATCCTTTTTTACGACAGTACAAAGGATATTCTGCATCCCCTTCTGTTCTGCTGTAATAGTAATATCCATTTGATTTGTAGGGCACAGACTCATCTGTCTTTTTAATACGGGCAACCATTTCATCAAACAATTTTGTCTGAAAATCGTCCGTATGCTTCATCATAGCATCTGTATATGCATTTTCCGCATTTAGGTAATCGATAACCTCTGGATCTTCCCTTTGATTCATCCAATAGTAATTATCAATTCTAGTATCTCCATGAACCGTAAGTTCTTTTTTCACCTTTTTAGCTACCGGTGGCTCTGGCGCTGTTGTTTTTTGACTACAAGACATAGCAATAAAGGAAGTTAATGTGACTCCCATAAGTAATTTAATGTTCATAACTATAGGCAATTTATAAGTGTTTGTTAGTACTGAATTTCAAATACGCAACGATAATTCATCCTTACGTAAATTTTGACATCCTAATTTAACAAAAATCACCCTTTATTCAATACAAAATTAGATGGACTCGGATTTGATACGATTAACCGAATAATTAACAAGACGAAAGCACTTTCAGATAAGAAATTCCTAATCGAACTTTGTAATATTCTATATCTTCTTTTAAAAACAAATGCAAATCCTTTACGCTAGATGTTTTATTTAAAGAATAATACGCACTTTCTATTTGCTCTATTTCTGAAGGATTTAAATATTCTGTAAGATCAATATCCGCACCTTTTTCGTATAAAGAAGCCAAATGAGAATATATTGTTACAGGGTTAACCTTCCTAATCTGTGCAATCTCGTCTACCGAATAACCTTGCTTATAAAATTCATAAGTTTCATAAAATGATTGGCTGCTTTTTTTTGCCTCCTTATTTTTTTTCTGTTCAAATTCTAATATCTCATTGATAAAGAATTCGCCATACAATTGATATTTTCGTTCACCAACTCCAGATATCATTTTCATTTCGAATTCACTTGTTGGTTTTTCATCAACCATCTCGTGCAATGTTGCATCAGAAAAGACTAAGTAGGGAGGAATATTCTCTTCTCGAGATATCTGAAGACGTAATTTTCTTAATGCCTCGAACAATCCTTCGCGAGCTTCTTGTTTGGTCGTTTTAACAATTGGCTTAATAGTTGGTTCCGACTTCATCGAAGCCAAATGAACCAAATTAACCATACGCTCCCCAAACAATACTTCCCTACTCTGTTCTGTCAGTTTTAAAGCATTACCTTCATCATAAGCAACTGAAATATAGCCCAAGTTCAATAATTGAAGCATATATTGTTGCCAATCCTGATGCGGAACATCTTTACCGGCACCATAAGTTTTAACCTTATCATATCCCTTAGAAAGAACCTCTTGACGGGAAGAACCTCGTAAAACATCTATAACTGTTCCTGCAGCGACTTGCTCCTTTAGCCGAACAATAGCAGAAAGCGCTTTTTGTGCAATTAAAGTTCCATCAAATTGCTTTGGTGGATCCTTACAAACATCACAATTACCACAATCTTCTTCTAAGTGTTCTCCAAAATAACTCAACAATATTTTTCTTCGGCATATTTGTGCATCACAAAACTGTTGTATACGTTCAAGTTTAGCATTTGAAACTTCTTTCAAAGCCGATTCCTCAATAAACTTTCGGTGAACAATTACATCTGAAAAGCTATAGAACAATAGTGTATCAGCTTTTAAACCGTCGCGACCAGCACGCCCAATTTCCTGATAATAGGACTCTATATTTCGAGGTAAATTATAATGAATTACCCATCGCACGTTCGACTTATCAATTCCCATTCCGAAAGCAATGGTTGCGCAAATAATTGGTATATCGTCGTTAATAAAATCCTCTTGACGCTTCGCTCTTTCTTCCGGCGATAATCCGGCATGGTAATAACTGGCATTAACACCCGAATTTCTTAACTTCTCAGATAAACCTTCACAAGCTTTACGGCTCAAACAGTATATAATACCAGATTGATGTGGGCGTTGTCTTAAAAAACCAAGAATACTCTTAAATTTATCTTTCCCAGGTGCTACTTTCAAACTCAAATTAGGTCTGTCAAATGATGAAAGAAACCTTTTGGGCTCATTCAAACCTAATTGGTTAATAATGTCTTTTTGAGTCAAACTATCAGCAGTAGCTGTCAAAGCAACAACCGGCACCAAAGGAAATTGCTTTTTCAGATAGGCCATCTTAGAATATTCAGGACGAAAATCGTGTCCCCAGACCGAGATACAATGAGCCTCATCAACAGCAAAAAGATTCACTTTAAGTTGTAAAAGCAAGTAATAGAATTCTTGACTTACCAATTTCTCGGGAGAC contains:
- a CDS encoding S9 family peptidase; this encodes MNIKLLMGVTLTSFIAMSCSQKTTAPEPPVAKKVKKELTVHGDTRIDNYYWMNQREDPEVIDYLNAENAYTDAMMKHTDDFQTKLFDEMVARIKKTDESVPYKSNGYYYYSRTEGDAEYPLYCRKKGSLDADEEIMLNVPEMAKGYSYFAVGDYSVSEDNKILAFSEDTVSRRKYTIKFKSLVDDQVYTDEIGNNTGGITWASDNKTIFYTIKHPETLLPYKVFKHILGTPTEEDELVYEEKDNTFYTFCYKTKSKKYIIIGSTSTLSAEYRFVEANNPNGKFEIFQARENNLEYGIDHYQGDFYIRTNLEAKNFRLMKTPVSKTEKSNWTEVIPNREDVYLSNFEIFENFLVVGERKNGLNQLRIMNWNGKDEHYLDFGEETYNAGISTNPEFKTDVLRYRYTSLTTPSSTIDYNMVSKEKTIKKQQEVIGDFQKDNYEAKRVWAISEDGTKVPVSLVYRKDKFKKGTNPLWLSAYGSYGSSSDVYFSSVRLSLLDRGFVVATAHVRGGQEMGRYWYEDGKLLKKINTFTDFNACAEFMVSEGFAAKDKVFAWGGSAGGLLMGAISNMRPDLYKGIIAAVPFVDVVTTMLDETIPLTTGEFDEWGNPKDKEYYDYMLSYSPYDNVEVKDYPAMLVTTGLHDSQVQYWEPAKWVAKLRDMKTDKNPLLIKINMDFGHGGASGRFERYHEVALEYAFVLDLVGINE
- the recQ gene encoding DNA helicase RecQ; this translates as MSTAKRALKKYFGYDKFRPLQDEVIQSILEGEDALVIMPTGGGKSLCYQIPALMMEGVAIVVSPLIALMKDQVEGLQANGVKAGFLNSSQSTQVQNEIIEDIHEGKIKLLYVSPEKLVSQEFYYLLLQLKVNLFAVDEAHCISVWGHDFRPEYSKMAYLKKQFPLVPVVALTATADSLTQKDIINQLGLNEPKRFLSSFDRPNLSLKVAPGKDKFKSILGFLRQRPHQSGIIYCLSRKACEGLSEKLRNSGVNASYYHAGLSPEERAKRQEDFINDDIPIICATIAFGMGIDKSNVRWVIHYNLPRNIESYYQEIGRAGRDGLKADTLLFYSFSDVIVHRKFIEESALKEVSNAKLERIQQFCDAQICRRKILLSYFGEHLEEDCGNCDVCKDPPKQFDGTLIAQKALSAIVRLKEQVAAGTVIDVLRGSSRQEVLSKGYDKVKTYGAGKDVPHQDWQQYMLQLLNLGYISVAYDEGNALKLTEQSREVLFGERMVNLVHLASMKSEPTIKPIVKTTKQEAREGLFEALRKLRLQISREENIPPYLVFSDATLHEMVDEKPTSEFEMKMISGVGERKYQLYGEFFINEILEFEQKKNKEAKKSSQSFYETYEFYKQGYSVDEIAQIRKVNPVTIYSHLASLYEKGADIDLTEYLNPSEIEQIESAYYSLNKTSSVKDLHLFLKEDIEYYKVRLGISYLKVLSSC
- a CDS encoding LytR/AlgR family response regulator transcription factor — its product is MIKALIIDDELKSQSTLHKLLERYCTGVEVIGFAHNVESGILAINNLKPNLVFLDISMPDGDGFEVLEKVSNRDFEVVFTTAFNDFAIKAFQFSALHYLLKPINYIELQAAVERYKENNQDVDLNEKIKILCDSLNNHHQKIILPTANGLRIIELNQILRCEADGSYTKFYLSDETVLMVSKVLSNFEEILPPDVFCRVHSKHLVNLNYTSQYIKGRGGRIILTNGKEIEVSESKKKVFLSRLKQLAHSLTKTKK